Proteins from one Escherichia coli genomic window:
- the yiiQ gene encoding YiiQ family protein, translating to MKPGCTLFFLLCSALTVTTAAHAQTPDTATTAPYLLAGAPTFDLSISQFREDFNSQNPSLPLNEFRAIDSSPDKANLTRAASKINENLYASTALERGTLKIKSIQMTWLPIQGPEQKAAKAKAQEYMAAVIRTLTPLMTKTQSQKKLQSLLTAGKNKRYYTETEGALRYVVADNGEKGLTFAVEPIKLALSESLEGLNK from the coding sequence ATGAAGCCAGGGTGTACGCTGTTTTTTCTCTTATGTTCTGCATTAACCGTTACAACAGCGGCGCATGCACAAACACCAGATACGGCAACGACCGCGCCTTATCTGCTGGCTGGAGCCCCTACTTTCGATCTCTCCATCAGCCAGTTTCGAGAAGACTTTAACAGCCAGAATCCCAGCCTGCCACTGAACGAATTTCGTGCCATCGACAGCAGTCCCGACAAAGCCAATCTCACTCGTGCTGCCAGTAAAATTAATGAGAACTTGTATGCTTCTACAGCGCTGGAGCGCGGTACCTTAAAAATCAAAAGCATTCAAATGACCTGGCTACCCATCCAGGGGCCAGAGCAAAAAGCCGCGAAAGCGAAAGCTCAGGAATACATGGCAGCGGTGATCCGCACACTCACCCCATTAATGACCAAAACACAAAGCCAGAAAAAACTGCAGTCGCTACTAACGGCGGGGAAAAACAAACGTTATTACACCGAGACCGAAGGTGCACTGCGTTATGTTGTCGCGGACAACGGCGAAAAGGGGCTGACCTTCGCTGTTGAACCGATTAAGCTGGCGCTATCTGAATCGCTTGAAGGTTTGAATAAATGA
- the yiiM gene encoding 6-hydroxyaminopurine reductase yields MRYPVDVYTGKIQAYPEGKPSAIAKIQVDGELMLTELGLEGDEQAEKKVHGGPDRALCHYPREHYLYWAREFPEQAELFVAPAFGENLSTDGLTESNVYIGDIFRWGEALIQVSQPRSPCYKLNYHFDISDIAQLMQNTGKVGWLYSVIAPGLVSADAPLELVSRVSDVTVQEAAAIAWHMPFDDEQYHRLLSAAGLSKSWTRTMQKRRLSGKIEDFSRRLWGK; encoded by the coding sequence ATGCGATATCCGGTTGATGTATACACAGGCAAGATTCAGGCTTATCCCGAAGGCAAACCCAGCGCAATTGCCAAAATCCAGGTTGATGGTGAGTTGATGCTGACGGAGCTGGGGCTGGAAGGTGACGAGCAGGCGGAGAAGAAGGTTCACGGCGGGCCAGACAGAGCGCTGTGTCATTATCCTCGTGAGCACTATCTCTACTGGGCGCGGGAATTTCCGGAACAGGCGGAGTTGTTTGTTGCGCCTGCGTTTGGCGAAAATCTCTCAACCGACGGTCTGACGGAAAGTAATGTTTATATTGGTGATATTTTCCGCTGGGGAGAGGCATTAATTCAGGTCAGCCAGCCACGCTCACCTTGCTATAAACTCAATTACCATTTTGATATCAGCGACATAGCGCAGTTGATGCAAAACACGGGTAAAGTGGGGTGGTTGTATAGCGTGATTGCGCCAGGGTTGGTATCTGCTGATGCGCCGCTGGAGTTGGTTTCCCGTGTCAGTGATGTGACCGTGCAGGAGGCTGCTGCTATCGCATGGCATATGCCGTTTGATGACGAGCAGTATCACCGTTTACTCTCCGCTGCCGGGTTATCGAAAAGCTGGACGCGGACGATGCAGAAACGCCGACTGAGCGGCAAAATCGAAGATTTTTCACGGCGGTTGTGGGGAAAATAA
- the cpxR gene encoding envelope stress response regulator transcription factor CpxR, translating to MNKILLVDDDRELTSLLKELLEMEGFNVIVAHDGEQALDLLDDSIDLLLLDVMMPKKNGIDTLKALRQTHQTPVIMLTARGSELDRVLGLELGADDYLPKPFNDRELVARIRAILRRSHWSEQQQNNDNGSPTLEVDALVLNPGRQEASFDGQTLELTGTEFTLLYLLAQHLGQVVSREHLSQEVLGKRLTPFDRAIDMHISNLRRKLPDRKDGHPWFKTLRGRGYLMVSAS from the coding sequence ATGAATAAAATCCTGTTAGTTGATGATGACCGAGAGCTGACTTCCCTGTTAAAGGAGCTGCTCGAGATGGAAGGCTTCAACGTGATTGTTGCCCACGATGGGGAGCAGGCGCTTGATCTTCTGGACGACAGCATTGATTTACTTTTGCTTGATGTCATGATGCCGAAGAAAAATGGTATCGACACATTAAAAGCACTTCGCCAGACACACCAGACGCCTGTCATTATGTTGACGGCGCGCGGCAGTGAACTTGATCGCGTTCTCGGCCTTGAGCTGGGCGCAGATGACTATCTCCCGAAACCGTTTAATGATCGTGAGCTGGTGGCACGTATTCGCGCGATCCTGCGCCGTTCGCACTGGAGCGAGCAACAGCAAAACAACGACAACGGTTCACCGACACTGGAAGTTGATGCCTTAGTGCTGAATCCAGGCCGTCAGGAAGCCAGCTTCGACGGGCAAACGCTGGAGTTAACCGGCACTGAGTTTACCCTGCTCTATTTGCTGGCACAGCATCTGGGTCAGGTGGTTTCCCGTGAGCATTTAAGCCAGGAAGTGCTGGGCAAACGCCTGACGCCTTTCGACCGCGCTATCGATATGCACATTTCCAACCTGCGTCGTAAACTGCCGGATCGTAAAGACGGTCACCCGTGGTTTAAAACCTTGCGTGGTCGCGGCTATCTGATGGTTTCTGCTTCATGA
- the cpxA gene encoding envelope stress sensor histidine kinase CpxA produces the protein MIGSLTARIFAIFWLTLALVLMLVLMLPKLDSRQMTELLDSEQRQGLMIEQHVEAELANDPPNDLMWWRRLFRAIDKWAPPGQRLLLVTTEGRVIGAERSEMQIIRNFIGQADNADHPQKKKYGRVELVGPFSVRDGEDNYQLYLIRPASSSQSDFINLLFDRPLLLLIVTMLVSTPLLLWLAWSLAKPARKLKNAADEVAQGNLRQHPELEAGPQEFLAAGASFNQMVTALERMMTSQQRLLSDISHELRTPLTRLQLGTALLRRRSGESKELERIETEAQRLDSMINDLLVMSRNQQKNALVSETLKANQLWGEVLDNAAFEAEQMGKSFTVNFPPGPWPLYGNPNALESALENIVRNALRYSHTKIEVGFAVDKDGITITVDDDGPGVSPEDREQIFRPFYRTDEARDRESGGTGLGLAIVETAIQQHRGWVKAEDSPLGGLRLVIWLPLYKRS, from the coding sequence ATGATAGGCAGCTTAACCGCGCGCATCTTCGCCATCTTCTGGCTGACGCTGGCGCTGGTGTTGATGTTGGTTTTGATGTTACCCAAGCTCGATTCACGCCAGATGACCGAGCTTCTGGATAGCGAACAGCGTCAGGGGCTGATGATTGAGCAGCATGTCGAAGCGGAACTGGCGAACGATCCGCCCAACGATTTAATGTGGTGGCGGCGTCTGTTCCGGGCGATTGATAAGTGGGCACCGCCAGGACAGCGTTTGTTATTGGTGACCACCGAGGGCCGCGTGATCGGCGCTGAACGCAGCGAAATGCAGATCATTCGTAACTTTATTGGCCAGGCCGATAACGCCGATCACCCGCAAAAGAAAAAGTATGGCCGCGTGGAACTGGTCGGTCCGTTCTCCGTGCGTGATGGCGAAGATAATTACCAACTTTATCTGATTCGTCCAGCCAGCAGTTCTCAATCCGATTTCATTAACTTACTGTTTGACCGCCCGCTATTACTGCTGATTGTGACTATGTTGGTCAGTACGCCGCTGCTGTTGTGGTTGGCCTGGAGTCTGGCAAAACCGGCGCGTAAGCTGAAAAACGCGGCCGATGAAGTTGCCCAGGGAAACTTACGCCAGCACCCGGAACTGGAAGCGGGGCCACAGGAATTCCTTGCCGCCGGTGCCAGTTTTAACCAGATGGTCACCGCGCTGGAGCGCATGATGACCTCTCAGCAGCGTCTGCTTTCTGATATCTCTCACGAACTGCGCACGCCACTGACGCGCCTGCAACTGGGTACGGCGTTACTGCGCCGTCGTAGCGGTGAAAGCAAGGAACTGGAGCGTATTGAAACTGAAGCGCAACGTCTGGACAGCATGATCAACGATCTGTTGGTGATGTCACGTAATCAGCAAAAAAACGCGCTGGTGAGCGAGACATTGAAAGCTAACCAGTTGTGGGGTGAAGTGCTGGATAACGCGGCGTTCGAAGCGGAACAAATGGGCAAGTCGTTTACGGTTAACTTCCCGCCTGGGCCGTGGCCTCTGTATGGCAACCCGAACGCTCTGGAAAGTGCGCTGGAAAACATTGTTCGTAATGCTCTGCGTTATTCCCATACGAAGATTGAGGTGGGCTTTGCGGTAGATAAAGATGGTATCACCATTACGGTGGACGACGATGGTCCTGGCGTTAGCCCGGAAGATCGCGAGCAGATTTTCCGTCCGTTCTATCGCACCGATGAAGCGCGCGATCGTGAATCTGGCGGTACGGGCTTAGGGCTGGCGATTGTCGAAACAGCTATCCAGCAGCACCGTGGTTGGGTGAAGGCAGAAGACAGCCCGCTGGGCGGTTTGCGGCTGGTGATTTGGCTGCCGCTGTATAAGCGGAGTTAA
- the uspD gene encoding universal stress protein UspD, translating into MAYKHIGVAISGNEEDALLVNKALELARHNDAHLTLIHIDDGLSELYPGIYFPATEDILQLLKNKSDNKLYKLTKNIQWPKTKLRIERGEMPETLLDIMQQEQCDLLVCGHHHSFINRLMPAYRGMINKLKADLLIVPFIDK; encoded by the coding sequence ATGGCTTATAAACACATTGGCGTGGCAATTTCCGGGAATGAAGAAGATGCCTTACTGGTGAATAAAGCCCTGGAGCTCGCCAGACATAATGATGCTCACCTGACGTTAATTCATATTGATGATGGCTTAAGCGAGTTGTATCCGGGTATCTACTTCCCTGCAACAGAGGATATTCTTCAATTGTTGAAGAATAAGTCGGATAACAAGCTGTATAAACTGACGAAAAATATTCAATGGCCGAAGACAAAACTGCGTATTGAACGTGGGGAAATGCCGGAAACACTGCTGGATATTATGCAACAAGAGCAGTGCGACCTCCTTGTCTGTGGTCATCACCACTCATTTATCAACCGTTTGATGCCGGCATACCGCGGGATGATCAATAAGTTGAAAG
- the pfkA gene encoding 6-phosphofructokinase produces MIKKIGVLTSGGDAPGMNAAIRGVVRSALTEGLEVMGIYDGYLGLYEDRMVQLDRYSVSDMINRGGTFLGSARFPEFRDENIRAVAIENLKKRGIDALVVIGGDGSYMGAMRLTEMGFPCIGLPGTIDNDIKGTDYTIGFFTALSTVVEAIDRLRDTSSSHQRISVVEVMGRYCGDLTLAAAIAGGCEFVVVPEVEFSREDLVNEIKAGIAKGKKHAIVAITEHMCDVDELAHFIEKETGRETRATVLGHIQRGGSPVPYDRILASRMGAYAIELLLAGYGGRCVGIQNEQLVHHDIIDAIENMKRPFKGDWLDCAKKLY; encoded by the coding sequence ATGATTAAGAAAATCGGTGTGTTGACAAGCGGCGGTGATGCGCCAGGCATGAACGCCGCAATTCGCGGGGTTGTTCGTTCTGCGCTGACAGAAGGTCTGGAAGTAATGGGGATTTATGACGGCTATCTGGGTCTGTATGAAGACCGTATGGTACAGCTAGACCGTTACAGCGTATCTGACATGATTAACCGTGGCGGTACGTTCCTCGGTTCTGCACGCTTCCCGGAATTCCGCGACGAGAACATCCGCGCTGTGGCTATCGAAAACCTGAAAAAACGTGGTATCGACGCGCTGGTGGTTATCGGCGGTGACGGTTCCTACATGGGTGCAATGCGTCTGACCGAAATGGGCTTCCCGTGCATCGGCCTGCCGGGCACTATCGACAACGACATCAAAGGCACTGACTACACTATCGGTTTCTTCACTGCGCTGAGCACCGTTGTAGAAGCGATCGACCGTCTGCGTGACACCTCTTCTTCTCACCAGCGTATTTCCGTGGTGGAAGTGATGGGTCGTTATTGTGGCGATCTGACCCTGGCTGCGGCCATTGCCGGTGGCTGTGAATTCGTTGTAGTTCCGGAAGTTGAATTCAGCCGTGAAGACCTGGTAAACGAAATCAAAGCGGGTATCGCGAAAGGTAAAAAACACGCGATCGTGGCGATTACCGAACACATGTGTGATGTTGACGAACTGGCGCATTTCATCGAGAAAGAAACTGGTCGTGAAACCCGTGCAACTGTGTTGGGCCACATTCAGCGTGGTGGTTCTCCGGTGCCTTACGACCGTATTCTGGCTTCCCGTATGGGTGCTTACGCCATTGAACTGCTGCTGGCAGGTTACGGCGGTCGTTGTGTAGGTATCCAGAACGAACAGCTGGTTCACCACGACATCATCGACGCTATCGAAAACATGAAGCGTCCGTTCAAAGGCGACTGGCTGGACTGCGCGAAAAAACTGTATTAA
- the fieF gene encoding CDF family cation-efflux transporter FieF (FieF, a metal efflux transporter, is a member of the CDF (cation diffusion facilitator) family of transporters.) yields MNQSYGRLVSRAAIAATAMASLLLLIKIFAWWYTGSVSILAALVDSLVDIGASLTNLLVVRYSLQPADDNHSFGHGKAESLAALAQSMFISGSALFLFLTGIQHLVSPTPMTDPGVGVIVTIVALICTIILVSFQRWVVRRTQSQAVRADMLHYQSDVMMNGAILLALGLSWYGWHRADALFALGIGIYILYSALRMGYEAVQSLLDRALPDEERQEIIDIVTSWPGVSGAHDLRTRQSGPTRFIQIHLEMEDSLPLVQAHTVADQVEQAILRRFPGSDVIIHQDPCSVVPREGKRSMLS; encoded by the coding sequence ATGAATCAATCTTATGGACGGCTGGTCAGTCGGGCGGCGATTGCTGCAACGGCGATGGCTTCGCTGCTATTGCTGATTAAAATTTTTGCATGGTGGTATACCGGGTCGGTGAGTATTCTCGCCGCGCTGGTGGATTCGCTGGTGGATATCGGCGCGTCGTTGACGAATTTACTGGTGGTGCGATATTCCCTGCAACCTGCCGACGATAATCACTCGTTTGGTCACGGTAAAGCTGAGTCCCTCGCGGCGCTGGCGCAAAGTATGTTTATCTCCGGTTCGGCACTATTCCTGTTTTTGACGGGTATTCAACATCTGGTATCTCCAACACCGATGACAGATCCAGGCGTCGGGGTTATCGTGACAATTGTGGCGCTAATTTGTACGATTATCCTTGTCTCGTTTCAGCGGTGGGTGGTGCGCCGGACGCAAAGCCAGGCGGTGCGGGCTGATATGCTACATTACCAGTCTGATGTTATGATGAACGGCGCAATTCTGCTGGCGCTGGGGTTGTCCTGGTACGGCTGGCATCGCGCCGATGCTCTGTTTGCATTGGGAATCGGCATCTATATTTTATATAGCGCGTTACGCATGGGATATGAGGCGGTACAGTCATTACTGGATCGCGCATTACCTGATGAGGAACGGCAAGAAATTATTGATATCGTGACTTCCTGGCCGGGTGTTAGCGGCGCTCACGATCTTCGCACGCGGCAGTCAGGGCCGACCCGCTTTATTCAGATTCATTTGGAAATGGAAGACTCTCTGCCTTTGGTTCAGGCACATACGGTGGCGGATCAGGTAGAGCAGGCTATTTTACGGCGTTTTCCGGGATCGGATGTGATTATCCATCAGGACCCCTGTTCCGTCGTACCCAGGGAGGGTAAACGGTCTATGCTTTCATAA
- the cpxP gene encoding cell-envelope stress modulator CpxP — MRIVTAAVMASTLAVSSLSHAAEVGSGDNWHPGEELTQRSTQSHMFDGISLTEHQRQQMRDLMQQARHEQPPVNVSELETMHRLVTAENFDENAVRAQAEKMANEQIARQVEMAKVRNQMYRLLTPEQQAVLNEKHQQRMEQLRDVTQWQKSSSLKLLSSSNSRSQ, encoded by the coding sequence ATGCGCATAGTTACCGCTGCCGTCATGGCCTCAACGCTGGCAGTCAGTTCATTAAGCCACGCTGCTGAAGTCGGTTCAGGCGATAACTGGCATCCGGGTGAAGAACTTACGCAGCGCAGTACGCAGAGCCATATGTTCGACGGCATAAGTTTAACCGAACATCAGCGTCAGCAGATGCGAGATCTTATGCAACAGGCCCGGCACGAACAGCCGCCTGTTAATGTTAGCGAACTGGAGACAATGCATCGCCTTGTCACCGCAGAAAATTTTGATGAAAACGCTGTGCGCGCACAGGCAGAAAAAATGGCGAATGAGCAAATTGCTCGTCAGGTTGAGATGGCAAAAGTCCGCAACCAAATGTATCGCCTGTTAACGCCGGAGCAGCAAGCGGTTTTAAACGAGAAACATCAACAACGAATGGAGCAGTTGCGCGACGTGACGCAATGGCAAAAAAGTTCATCGTTGAAGCTATTGAGTAGTAGCAACTCACGTTCCCAGTAG
- the yiiR gene encoding DUF805 domain-containing protein, which yields MTIQQWLFSFKGRIGRRDFWIWIGLWFAGMLVLFSLAGKNLLDIQTAAFCLVCLLWPTAAVTVKRLHDRGRSGAWAFLMIVAWMLLAGNWAILPGVWQWAVGRFVPTLILVMMLIDLGAFVGTQGENKYGKDTQDVKYKADNKSSN from the coding sequence ATGACCATACAGCAATGGTTATTTTCATTTAAAGGGCGTATTGGACGCCGTGATTTCTGGATTTGGATAGGCCTGTGGTTCGCAGGCATGCTGGTGCTTTTCTCACTGGCGGGTAAAAATTTACTCGATATTCAGACCGCGGCGTTTTGCCTTGTGTGCTTGCTTTGGCCAACAGCGGCAGTAACCGTTAAGCGCTTGCATGATCGCGGGCGTTCCGGCGCATGGGCATTTCTGATGATTGTGGCGTGGATGCTGCTGGCGGGTAACTGGGCGATTTTACCTGGTGTCTGGCAATGGGCGGTGGGGCGTTTTGTCCCGACGTTGATTCTGGTGATGATGCTTATCGATCTTGGTGCGTTTGTTGGCACACAAGGCGAAAATAAATATGGTAAAGACACTCAGGATGTGAAGTATAAAGCCGACAATAAATCAAGTAATTAA
- the sbp gene encoding sulfate/thiosulfate ABC transporter substrate-binding protein Sbp, which yields MNKWGVGLTFLLAATSVMAKDIQLLNVSYDPTRELYEQYNKAFSAHWKQQTGDNVVIRQSHGGSGKQATSVINGIEADVVTLALAYDVDAIAERGRIDKEWIKRLPDNSAPYTSTIVFLVRKGNPKQIHDWNDLIKPGVSVITPNPKSSGGARWNYLAAWGYALHHNNNDQAKAQDFVRALYKNVEVLDSGARGSTNTFVERGIGDVLIAWENEALLAANELGKDKFEIVTPSESILAEPTVSVVDKVVEKKGTKEVAEAYLKYLYSPEGQEIAAKNYYRPRDAEVAKKYENAFPKLKLFTIDEEFGGWTKAQKEHFANGGTFDQISKR from the coding sequence ATGAACAAGTGGGGCGTAGGGTTAACATTTTTGCTGGCGGCAACCAGCGTTATGGCAAAGGATATTCAGCTTCTTAACGTTTCATATGATCCAACGCGCGAATTGTACGAACAGTACAACAAGGCATTCAGCGCCCACTGGAAACAGCAAACTGGCGATAACGTGGTGATTCGTCAGTCACACGGTGGTTCAGGCAAACAAGCGACGTCGGTAATCAATGGTATTGAAGCTGATGTTGTCACTCTGGCTCTGGCCTATGACGTGGACGCAATTGCGGAACGCGGGCGGATTGATAAAGAGTGGATCAAACGTCTGCCGGATAACTCCGCACCGTACACTTCCACCATTGTTTTCCTGGTACGTAAGGGCAATCCGAAGCAGATCCATGACTGGAACGATCTGATTAAACCGGGTGTTTCGGTGATCACGCCTAATCCGAAAAGCTCTGGTGGCGCGCGCTGGAACTACCTGGCTGCCTGGGGCTACGCGCTGCACCACAACAACAACGATCAGGCAAAAGCGCAGGATTTTGTTCGGGCACTGTATAAAAACGTCGAAGTTCTGGATTCTGGCGCGCGCGGCTCCACTAACACTTTTGTCGAGCGCGGAATTGGCGATGTACTGATTGCCTGGGAAAACGAAGCTCTGCTGGCAGCGAATGAACTGGGGAAAGATAAATTCGAAATCGTCACGCCGAGTGAGTCTATCCTCGCAGAGCCAACCGTGTCGGTGGTCGATAAAGTGGTTGAGAAAAAAGGTACTAAAGAGGTGGCGGAAGCCTACCTGAAATATCTCTACTCGCCAGAAGGTCAGGAAATTGCCGCGAAAAACTACTACCGTCCGCGCGACGCTGAGGTAGCGAAAAAGTACGAAAATGCGTTTCCAAAATTGAAGTTATTCACCATTGATGAAGAGTTCGGCGGCTGGACGAAAGCGCAAAAAGAGCATTTTGCTAACGGCGGTACGTTCGATCAGATCAGCAAACGCTGA
- the cdh gene encoding CDP-diacylglycerol diphosphatase has protein sequence MKKAGLLFLVMIVIAVVAAGIGYWKLTGEESDTLRKIVLEECLPNQQQNQNPSPCAEVKPNAGYVVLKDLNGPLQYLLMPTYRINGTESPLLTDPSTPNFFWLAWQARDFMSKKYGQPVPDRAVSLAINSRTGRTQNHFHIHISCIRPDVREQLDNNLANISSRWLPLPGGLHGHEYLARRVTESELVQRSPFMMLAEEVPEAREHMGSYGLAMVRQSDNSFVLLATQRNLLTLNRASAEEIQDHQCEILR, from the coding sequence ATGAAAAAAGCGGGTCTTCTTTTTTTGGTGATGATAGTTATCGCCGTTGTGGCTGCTGGTATTGGTTACTGGAAATTAACCGGCGAAGAGTCGGATACATTACGTAAGATTGTCCTTGAGGAATGTTTACCCAATCAGCAGCAAAATCAAAATCCTTCGCCATGTGCGGAAGTCAAACCCAATGCCGGATATGTGGTTTTAAAAGACCTCAATGGTCCACTGCAATATCTGTTGATGCCAACGTATCGTATTAACGGTACTGAAAGCCCTTTGTTGACCGATCCTTCTACGCCTAACTTTTTTTGGTTGGCCTGGCAGGCGCGTGATTTTATGAGTAAAAAATATGGGCAGCCGGTTCCCGATCGCGCGGTTTCTTTAGCGATCAACTCTCGCACCGGGCGTACGCAAAACCATTTTCATATTCATATCTCTTGTATTCGTCCTGATGTGCGCGAACAGCTGGATAACAATCTGGCGAACATCAGCAGCCGCTGGTTGCCACTGCCAGGTGGTTTGCACGGGCATGAATACCTGGCGCGTCGGGTAACGGAAAGCGAACTGGTACAACGCAGCCCATTTATGATGCTTGCAGAAGAAGTGCCTGAAGCGCGGGAACATATGGGAAGCTACGGGCTGGCGATGGTGCGGCAGAGTGATAATTCGTTTGTGTTGCTGGCGACACAACGAAATCTACTGACGCTGAACCGTGCTTCAGCCGAGGAAATCCAGGATCATCAGTGTGAGATTTTGCGTTAA
- the yiiS gene encoding DUF406 domain-containing protein: MKDVVDKCSTKGCAIDIGTVIDNDNCTSKFSRFFATREEAESFMTKLKELAAAASSADEGASVAYKIKDLEGQVELDAAFTFSCQAEMIIFELSLRSLA, encoded by the coding sequence ATGAAAGATGTCGTAGATAAATGCAGTACTAAAGGATGTGCGATTGATATCGGTACGGTGATTGATAACGACAACTGTACCAGTAAGTTTTCGCGCTTTTTTGCCACCCGCGAAGAAGCAGAGTCCTTTATGACTAAACTGAAAGAGCTTGCCGCCGCTGCATCCTCTGCGGATGAAGGGGCCAGCGTGGCCTATAAGATTAAGGATCTGGAGGGGCAAGTTGAGCTTGATGCGGCCTTCACCTTCTCATGCCAGGCCGAGATGATTATTTTTGAGTTATCACTGCGTTCGTTAGCTTGA
- the tpiA gene encoding triose-phosphate isomerase, which translates to MRHPLVMGNWKLNGSRHMVHELVSNLRKELAGVAGCAVAIAPPEMYIDMAKREAEGSHIMLGAQNVDLNLSGAFTGETSAAMLKDIGAQYIIIGHSERRTYHKESDELIAKKFAVLKEQGLTPVLCIGETEAENEAGKTEEVCARQIDAVLKTQGAAAFEGAVIAYEPVWAIGTGKSATPAQAQAVHKFIRDHIAKVDANIAEQVIIQYGGSVNASNAAELFAQPDIDGALVGGASLKADAFAVIVKAAEAAKQA; encoded by the coding sequence ATGCGACATCCTTTAGTGATGGGTAACTGGAAACTGAACGGCAGCCGCCACATGGTTCACGAGCTGGTTTCTAACCTGCGTAAAGAGCTGGCAGGTGTTGCTGGCTGTGCGGTTGCAATCGCACCACCGGAAATGTACATCGATATGGCGAAGCGCGAAGCTGAAGGCAGCCACATCATGCTGGGTGCGCAAAACGTGGACCTGAACCTGTCCGGCGCATTCACCGGTGAAACCTCTGCTGCTATGCTGAAAGACATCGGCGCACAGTACATCATCATCGGCCACTCTGAACGTCGTACTTACCACAAAGAGTCTGACGAACTGATCGCGAAAAAATTCGCGGTGCTGAAAGAGCAGGGTCTGACTCCGGTTCTGTGCATCGGTGAAACCGAAGCTGAAAACGAAGCGGGCAAAACTGAAGAAGTTTGTGCACGTCAGATCGACGCGGTACTGAAAACTCAGGGTGCTGCAGCATTCGAAGGTGCGGTAATCGCTTACGAACCAGTATGGGCAATCGGTACTGGCAAATCGGCAACTCCGGCGCAGGCACAGGCTGTTCACAAATTCATCCGTGACCACATCGCTAAAGTTGACGCTAACATCGCTGAACAAGTGATCATCCAGTACGGCGGCTCTGTAAACGCGTCTAACGCTGCAGAACTGTTTGCTCAGCCAGACATCGACGGCGCGCTGGTTGGCGGTGCTTCTCTGAAAGCTGACGCTTTCGCAGTGATCGTTAAAGCTGCAGAAGCGGCTAAACAGGCTTAA